The Cetobacterium somerae ATCC BAA-474 DNA segment CTATGAGGGCAACCTTTGATAATCCTATTGTTATAGGGGATGAATTCTCAATAAAGGGATTAATTCCAGTAGAAAATTCAAAAGAATATAAAATGAAAATAGCTTCATATACAGAAGGTAGGGGAATGTTTGTGACAAAATTTTATGGGTATAAGGAAGTTTCCGCTGGATTTGCAAAAGCACGCCAAAAAACAACTTATGATCCATTGAATAAAAAAGAGTATTTGCTTCATAAATTAAACGCAATTAGAGATTAAATTTAAATAGATAAGTTAAATTTTTATAGGCCAACCTGCGTTTTTTCTGCAAAATTGCACCAAAATTTGTTCAAATCTAGTAATACCAATTAGTACATAGATGATAAATTAATGCACTAATTGGTATATATGTTGAGAATGAAAGATTATTTGTATAATATTATAGGCCTAACTATCATATTCTCGAAAAAAAGCACCAAACATTATCTAAATCATTGAAATAGCTGTATTTTATGAAATTTCAATAATAATCAAATTTAAGACCTTGTTATCACTAATTAATGACAACAAGCAAGTGATTGTAATAAGTTTACTTGTTTCTATTTTTTTGAAACTTTACTTTTTAAAGTTAATCTTAAATTAATAGTTTTAAATTCTAAAATACGTTAACTTTACTTTTTTAGTAATTTACCAGTCTTTTTAATTATTCTCTTTAATTTTTTAATATTGTTATTTAGCTTGTTAACTTCTTAAAATAAAAAGAACTCCATATCTAAAAATAGATTATGGAGCTCTTTTTATTAGTATTTTGTTAAAAATCTAAAACTTTATTTAAGTCGTAATAATACAATTTAATTTCTAAAAATTCAACTTGATTATTTATTTTTCCGAATAATAGCTCTAACATAACTTTCAGACATTCTGTACTTACTCGCTAATTCCTTTACATTAAATCCATTGAACTCTTCTATAATATCTCTATCACGAGCTTCTTTATATATCATCTTTTCAGTAGGAAAATACACAGATGTCCCCCCAAATTCTTCAAATAACACCTTAGTTATATCTATTCCAACTCTCATAGCTATATTTTCAAATTGTGGAGGTAGATCACTCATTTTTAAATCCATAAAATATCCCCCTAAAATATATTTTATATGAATAATTCTACAAATAATCTAAATAACCTACTATATGTATATAATCTTTATCATTATTCTATATCTTACAATCTTGGCTCCCATATTAATTTAGCCTCTAA contains these protein-coding regions:
- a CDS encoding Mor transcription activator family protein; this translates as MDLKMSDLPPQFENIAMRVGIDITKVLFEEFGGTSVYFPTEKMIYKEARDRDIIEEFNGFNVKELASKYRMSESYVRAIIRKNK